DNA from Penaeus vannamei isolate JL-2024 chromosome 3, ASM4276789v1, whole genome shotgun sequence:
ACTCTGCTGCTACTCTCAATAAAGTCTCATCAGAGAAAGATGATCCTGAAGCTACAACAGCATCAGTTGCACTACTTCCCAGTTTGCTCTCCATATCGAAAATGGGTCTGTCTTTTGTACCTTCACAATCAACTGTTTTGGAAGTTTGCTTCACAGGAGTCCATTTTCTATTCTGAATTACACCTTCATCTGCTACTTTTGTTGGGGAAATACTCTGAATTGGGGaaacactgtcattatcataggATACCTGAAATTCTTTATCATGGTAATGTCCTTTAACAGCTGGAGCAACCACTGCTTTAACTGGGGTTGTAGGAGAAACCTCAATGGGCAATAACTCACATCCCATATCATCAAAGTCATCCCATACATTACTGATGTAAGATCTATTCTTGCTCTCTTCTTGTTTATTATAATCTGTGTCAAGGCTCTTATTTGGTGTTGCTTGCATGATATTTACTGCAGCCATACATGGCTCTTCAGGacagttttcattttcttctgaatTTGTATCCGTTCCATCAGCCAGCATTAATGGCTCCATATATTCTGATTCTGAATCTGTGGGAGCATCAACATGAACACCTGGTGTAATCAGAGTATCAGCCTTGGTACCAACTGACCGAGAACTTCCTGAACTGCATACTGTCAGATCAATTATATCAGTCTCTTCATCTTCTTGGGAGTCATTTACATCCATGTCTTccacttcttcatttcctctcaaATTTTGGCCCTCACTTTGTTCTCTTAAATTCCCTGCATCAGTCACCGGTTTCATTTTACTAAAATCTGGAGAAGCTGAAGATGATATGTCTTGCTTATTGCTCTTGAAGTAATCTGATTTAGCATAGGAAACAGGTTTTGAAGTTTTTGACTCTGTACTGAGACTCAAACTTGGCTCTTCATGGACATCCTGTAAAGCTTTATCCCATGGAGAATGATGAAGTTCACTGAGCATTGGTATTGAAACAGATGGAAAAGTTTTATGAGTTGTATTTTCATTTACACAAGATTCATTAAAGAGATCTGGGGACTGAGAGCTGCCTTTTCCATCATCCTTTTCTGGATTACTACTCATTACCATCAACTCTGAGGAGTCACTGGGTTGCAGCACAGGCTCTGTTGTTAGATCATCATTTCCTTTATCACTGGAAACTGATATGCTTTTCCCTGGCGAGAGATCTATGCACCTTCTGaatctttttttaataattcctTCCTCTTGAGAATTAGCCATCTTAGGTGTTAGCATTATGCCTACATCTGTATTAACCATGCTATCTTTTGAATTTACCGCTGTTGCTACTTTAACTGGAGATGGATGAGCTTTATACAAAGATTCTAAATATGTAACAAGATCATCACACTCATATTTTAGGGCAAGATCAAAAACATCCATCCATAACGAGTCATCCTTTGCCTTAATTTTGCAGGTTCCAGTAtaaatatatgagagaaagacaTATGCTCCTTCAAAACAAATATCCGTCCAAGTGACCTTTTTCCCTGCACTCCGAACTTCCTGATACAGTTTTGGACACCTTACAAGCATAACAAAGGAGTGCACCTGGAGATCACTGCCTTCTGATGTGGTTATAGTGAAATCAGCTCCCTCACTACTGGCTAACAATGAAGCCCAGTCATAAATAAGTTTAGCATGCAGGGGGTCTGGAGATCTAGGTTCTGATTTGTCTGAATACTTTTCTTTGCACTCctgttctccctttccatctttgcCTTGTCTGATGTTGCTTCCCCTGGCTTGTAAATCTGAGGAAATTCTGGTTTCCGTTGAGGTTCCTACTTTGTCTCTGGTCTTGTAACTATcagccactctcccttcctcatccctgtTCAAATGTTCTgattcctgttttctcttttggCAGTCTCCATAACTACTTGTTACTAAAGAAAGGTCAGTGGAATCTGAGTAAAGGATAGTCTCCTCTGTGTGTAGACGCTGCCTGAAACTTGCATTAAAGCTAGAGTCTTGGTTTTCAGTAAATATCTGTGTCTCAGCAGAGTTCATGCTAGAGTTTGAATCATTGTCAAAGAAATCTTTAGCTGGCTCCAAATCATTCACTTCTTGTTCTTTACTTGAAGAGTCTTTATATTTAGGACTAACGCTACTAACCTCAACCTCATGATGAGATTCGTGTAACTTATCCTTATTGCACTCAGCCCTTCCAGAGCTAGTATCTAAAATAATAGAAATTTCACAATCCTCACTTCCATCACTTTCAGTGGGTTCTATATCATCACAGTTTGTTGGTACCTGTTTACTAACCTCTTTTTCAGATCTCACATCCTCAAGCAGTGTATTTTCTGAAGTATCACAAGAGGTATCATCCTCTAAATCACAAAATGTGTTTACAAGCTtgtctttatcacttttttccaAAGAATTCATCACCATTTTATCATCAACTACACAAAATTCCATAGATGCACTATCAACTAAATCAATAGTACTAAAAGCCACAGACTTGCTTTTCTGCATATTATCCACTTCCATTTCCTCAGTTTTAGTTTCTGATGATAAAGAATTATCCTCATCTGCTTGGTCATCTTTAACACCGTCACTGACGCCCTTATCAATGTGGCTCTCGTCACTGTCACATGCACTCCCAGTCACTAATACTGCATCACTGgagtctctctcatttccctcatccttttcttcaatggtttctttgtctccttctacATTATCTTCAGAACTTTCCCCTGGTAGCCTGAACACCCAGAACCCACTAGCAGCTTCCATAGTAACATTTGGGTCTGCTGCAGCATCTTCAAACTCCTGAAACTTTGATAAATCTTCAGCCTCAATTGCATTATGTGCCCGTGTTATATCTAGACAATCTTGGGATCCAAGGAGTTCCGCCAGGACAGATTGCGTACTGTCTCGGTCCACTGCATagcttctgcctccctcttcatcACTGTCTGAATCTGAGttctggaaaaaagaaaagaaaaaagaaatgaggctATAGAAATAGGTAATAAAATGTTCTAAATCTCTTGCTAAAATTTGAGGCAAGACTTTTTAAATTCCATTCTTTGACAAAAGTAGCATTATTCATTTTCAAAGGATTCCAACCTTGATATACACATGTCAGAATAAGTTGAAAAAAACTTAAGTTGTAGTGGGATTACAATAATTTCACATGTTCATCTTCAAAATCCTCCTTTTACCTCATCCATAGCTGTCAAATTCAGTCGACCAGGAATCTGTGAGAGTCTTCTCAATAATCCTCCAACAGCAACCTTTTTGGGTTCTATGTAAGGTTCCAGATCAGGCACATAAAATTCACGCAATGGCTGGTCAACATGACTATGAGCTGCTTCCCAAAGGCTGCAACTCTGTGAAAATAGTTTATAATCAATGCAAACTTTGTAATAGTATCCTTCAcataatggtaattatttttaAATAAGAAACTTTTCTTAAAGGCATACAATCCATCATTAAATAATTACATTTTTTAGCCACCTTCATATGGTAATGGAGCTCATTTCCAGATATAAGAAACAGTCAAGCAGTAGCTATCAAGCTTAAAAACCTCGTAAATTTAAACTAAACCTTTCTTATATAGCCAATTGTTGGGAGTCTAAAATATATGCATTGCGTGTATTTCTGCTGAtttattgaaagaaaagaaaatggaaatactgaTACACTAACATCAATTTTTAAATCACAAGAAAAGAATGTAAAGAAAATCATGCAATAATACTAAAAAGTAAAGCATCAAACCTATTAATGTCTAAATGTTCTGTGTAAATTGTTCATATTGTATTACATATTAAAATCAACATACATTTActaagataacaaaaaaataataataacaataataaaaaaatcatagccttcaaattttaaaaattaataatgataataagtaaaaactCTTCTACCACTCTCTCATATATGCAGTAAAATAAATCTTAGTTGTTTGACCTATGATGTTCCAAAAAGGGAAGAAACGTGTTATCAGGTGTTCCCAAGCACCGATATTAGGGGTTGCAAAGGGCGAGGTAGCTCCTCCAGCTGTCCCCCAGTCAGTGATATttacattttctatttcattttctttgcaaTTTTGAGCAAACTATAGCAGTTTGATGTTGGGTGAGTATAGACATGACATCAGCAGTATGTAGAATATCAAGGTTCTTATGGCTTTAGTGAAAAAAGGTACAATCATACAAGCTCTTGACAATCTATTTGACATTTTACATTCACATAAAATCACAGCTGACAATTCATTACCTATTCTAGTACACCTACATTTTCATTCCCTAAatcattcacctatctatctgttcattgtATATTGTACTTTTTTGGATGCACTAAGGGGAGTTTCCTTCCCTGGATCTGCCACTGCCTCCTAGGTCTTCTTACAAGTAAATCTAATGCTTACCTTGTCTTTATACCTCAACAATGGTTCATTCCTGCAGCCGTTCCCTGGTCCTGTCCACTCATTTCTCTGTGTGTCCTCTGAGGCTAAAAGAGCAGCCACCTTTTCACTGatgatattttctctttcctctttagaGCGATTAAGGAGGACCGTATTACGCCACACAGCATTacgcttttttcctttccctttggcAGGCCCTTTTGATGACTGACTTTTtcctgaaataaatacatatacacttatagatatacataattatttagaATATGGACAGAAATGTTCATTATAACATACTCAATATAcctcttgttaaaaaaaaaaagccacagcAGAAAATATTCATATCCATCATAATAAAAATCTTTTCTGAAAGCTTTTTAATATGAGTGTATTAAGAGCTTATACAGTTTTGTGAATCTTAcagatattttcaaatatatccaGTAGATACATAATGCTTGATTTAATATATCAATtcttaaaaatgaaaagaacTCCATACCAGAAGCAGATTGAAGAGGCAACAACAGAGGCTGTACTTTCCTGTCTTCCTCAACAATATCATCCAGTCCTAATTCCAAGAGTTTTTCTTCCCTAGATGCCCTCTTTTCTGCCTCATCTTCAACCATTGAGCGTGAGAGAGCCAAAGCCATAGCCAGGTCAGGATCATTCTTGGCATTTTTAGCAGTCTTTATAGCCTCACGTCTATTCTTGGCCTGGAATGGCAAGTTTCTGTGTGATTTTATGAATCGAAatcaaatattataaaaaaataccaaTGTACTGCAcaagtacatagatatatattatattttgaatGTGCTTACTTTCATTCATCTTAAAATACTTATTTGTTAACCTTTTGTGAAGAGCAATGTTATTTTATGGCTTCAGAATTGTAAAATTATCTTTAACATATTTTTCAGTGTATCTTACAATGAAATCTATTTGGTAATGATAAGTCTGGAGAGGTGCAAACAGTAAACTATCAATATTTCTCCATTTTCCATTCATCAGCCAAAATCCCTagcttttatcttatctattcacttatttaccATCATTTGGTTTTAGTTTTCAGTCTTATATTGGTAATATCTACCACTACTGGACCAAAGAGTCATGTCTTTGAAATGGAACATCAAAGATACTGACATAATTGACATATGTTTTATGTTCTTAATTCTATCACCCTATCTATCCAAATGTGTCTCTCAAATACAAAATGTGTACATCTTTAATAAGGCAGATTTTTGCAAATTAAATATTACCAACCATAACAAGTCCTACCTCCTCAGTTGTTGCAgaactttttgtcttttctctgacTTCCGGTTTTGCAGGTGGGTTTTGGAGGATCCTCTCAATGGACTGCGGTGCACAATGAATGACAAAGTTGAGGTAggatatcaatatctataaacTGGTTAGTACCAATTTACATGAGGGTTAAGTAAACTGAAAATAATTGACTTATGATAAAAAGTCAAGTGAAGGTGCCAGCTTTTGTTTCTAGTGTGAGACATTACCATAACTTTGCTAAGTTTAAGCAAtcttaaaacaaagagaaagaatagaagaaagggaacaagaacaatatagagagaggggagaggagaggaaagagggcagtagaggagagagaagagagcagggagACACAAACAAATTGCAAAAACTGACAGCATATAATTGCAATTTATGATACTGTGTGATTCATTCACTTCCAAAACTGGGCACTGGTTTTGTGGTTCCATAATCAATGTGCATGCACACTTGAAGAATAACATATCATAACTATACATATGTTCCAGATCatctatcattcttattctaattTGATACAACTGTCACAGTATGCTGTAATTTCAGATTCCAAATGATAAGGTTCACAGCAACCTATTTTCTTTACATTCCACACTAGTTTATCAATCAAAATAATGCTCAAATAATAAAGCTCCTTCCTAAATgcccaagagctttgtgcacccGTGGCAACAGCATGTTCACATTACCCACCCCTTAAGCCCATTTTTAAAATAATGTGATGGTTACATCATCCGGATCTTGGGGTTCACACTATAGATGTATTGTGCTTTTAACATTTTGCAATCTACAATTATCCACTGTCAACTTTTCAGTCACAGTTATAACAATACAAATGGCAATGCTaaaagatgtgtgtatgtatatatacttatctataaaaTAATAAAGGCTAACTTTACCATTTGAGAGAAATGACCCACCACCATGTCAAAGCTGTCCCATCAAAATATAACATGCAGATCATATTACCTTTGAAAAACCTGGACATGGAAGAACTTCATCATCTTCAATATCTTCCTCTTTAGCTTTAGATTTTGTAGACGCTGAATTTCTCTCAGACCTTCTTCTTACTAGTTTGAATTTTTGCATGCATTCTTTTATGTGATCACCTATGAGGGCAGAAGGAACAATATGTTTACAAGATGGACACAGCTTTTCAGATTCAGAGCACACTGACTGCTCTAATTCCAGGAACTCCTCATCTTCTCCAAGCTGCTGTGCCTCAGTGTCTTTTTCCAAGTTTATGTCTTTGGGTTTTGCTTCAGCCTCAAACTCATCAGCCTCATCCAAGATCTCTGGACTTGAATCCTCATTTTTGGAGCTGTTTCCACTCGTCGTATTGGCTGTTTGCAAATTCTGTCTCACACTGCTAGATTTCTTGGGACGGCCTCGTTGCCTTGGAGCAGGTGGAGGCTTTTCTGTTTTTGCTTTCTTTGGAACTCTATTGAAacacaaaatagagagaaaaaggaaagatataaaactgataataaacataacaatattgAAATACCGACTACaatgagtaaaaaataaaatatatgtactcCCGGGttctattataattatgttataatGATTAATGTAACAGCAAATCCACTTCAATATTCAGAAAGTTCCATATCATATGTAAATGTTATGTGATACTTACTTCTCCAATACAAAATAAACTTCAGATATTTAtactataaaatacatataaggaaaaacaaacaatatgTCCAGTGATGATGAGTGCCAATAGAGGCCTTACACCAAAAAGCAAGATAGAGCAATCAAAGCAAATTACATGATACATGAAAAGTAGAAGACTTGAAGCATGTATGTGTTAGGTGTAAGGATCATATCAAGAGCGAAGTAAGAGAATCTATGTCTGAAAGTCTCAAAATGTGACTAT
Protein-coding regions in this window:
- the LOC113809610 gene encoding microtubule-associated protein futsch isoform X1, which encodes MSASRGGRLSRKRKKEEDCLTFTSIHDITDDFQEAATVFRVPKKAKTEKPPPAPRQRGRPKKSSSVRQNLQTANTTSGNSSKNEDSSPEILDEADEFEAEAKPKDINLEKDTEAQQLGEDEEFLELEQSVCSESEKLCPSCKHIVPSALIGDHIKECMQKFKLVRRRSERNSASTKSKAKEEDIEDDEVLPCPGFSKSIERILQNPPAKPEVREKTKSSATTEEAKNRREAIKTAKNAKNDPDLAMALALSRSMVEDEAEKRASREEKLLELGLDDIVEEDRKVQPLLLPLQSASGKSQSSKGPAKGKGKKRNAVWRNTVLLNRSKEERENIISEKVAALLASEDTQRNEWTGPGNGCRNEPLLRYKDKSCSLWEAAHSHVDQPLREFYVPDLEPYIEPKKVAVGGLLRRLSQIPGRLNLTAMDENSDSDSDEEGGRSYAVDRDSTQSVLAELLGSQDCLDITRAHNAIEAEDLSKFQEFEDAAADPNVTMEAASGFWVFRLPGESSEDNVEGDKETIEEKDEGNERDSSDAVLVTGSACDSDESHIDKGVSDGVKDDQADEDNSLSSETKTEEMEVDNMQKSKSVAFSTIDLVDSASMEFCVVDDKMVMNSLEKSDKDKLVNTFCDLEDDTSCDTSENTLLEDVRSEKEVSKQVPTNCDDIEPTESDGSEDCEISIILDTSSGRAECNKDKLHESHHEVEVSSVSPKYKDSSSKEQEVNDLEPAKDFFDNDSNSSMNSAETQIFTENQDSSFNASFRQRLHTEETILYSDSTDLSLVTSSYGDCQKRKQESEHLNRDEEGRVADSYKTRDKVGTSTETRISSDLQARGSNIRQGKDGKGEQECKEKYSDKSEPRSPDPLHAKLIYDWASLLASSEGADFTITTSEGSDLQVHSFVMLVRCPKLYQEVRSAGKKVTWTDICFEGAYVFLSYIYTGTCKIKAKDDSLWMDVFDLALKYECDDLVTYLESLYKAHPSPVKVATAVNSKDSMVNTDVGIMLTPKMANSQEEGIIKKRFRRCIDLSPGKSISVSSDKGNDDLTTEPVLQPSDSSELMVMSSNPEKDDGKGSSQSPDLFNESCVNENTTHKTFPSVSIPMLSELHHSPWDKALQDVHEEPSLSLSTESKTSKPVSYAKSDYFKSNKQDISSSASPDFSKMKPVTDAGNLREQSEGQNLRGNEEVEDMDVNDSQEDEETDIIDLTVCSSGSSRSVGTKADTLITPGVHVDAPTDSESEYMEPLMLADGTDTNSEENENCPEEPCMAAVNIMQATPNKSLDTDYNKQEESKNRSYISNVWDDFDDMGCELLPIEVSPTTPVKAVVAPAVKGHYHDKEFQVSYDNDSVSPIQSISPTKVADEGVIQNRKWTPVKQTSKTVDCEGTKDRPIFDMESKLGSSATDAVVASGSSFSDETLLRVAAEFEDSNIWKDDFDSIDDVSDPLLKKDAEKKLPKSKKDLLKTPNDKIGPSKKSVTPMPDYKNMPSPDLKKELEKYGIRPISRRKATILLQHVYEQTHPLVTDSEAESSFCETPQRKPPEKNKKSVSSLHQKVMAKKGTLTKNKKERPNNKKEASSQPLSSLSAKQGSYEEGDEDFDQLNSSQTSNTSTDGSEFDCAEESMMVGIGDDDDVLTSTQQVDIGRKVAKFIKCDPELYMKILLYEPIFVEDLQASLKANGIKTNMNNLLEILDEQCITFRTQQGQRNRSRKRKSPKKKTAASPTKSPKKNS
- the LOC113809610 gene encoding microtubule-associated protein futsch isoform X2, with product MSASRGGRLSRKRKKEEDCLTFTSIHDITDDFQEAATVFRVPKKAKTEKPPPAPRQRGRPKKSSSVRQNLQTANTTSGNSSKNEDSSPEILDEADEFEAEAKPKDINLEKDTEAQQLGEDEEFLELEQSVCSESEKLCPSCKHIVPSALIGDHIKECMQKFKLVRRRSERNSASTKSKAKEEDIEDDEVLPCPGFSKSIERILQNPPAKPEVREKTKSSATTEEAKNRREAIKTAKNAKNDPDLAMALALSRSMVEDEAEKRASREEKLLELGLDDIVEEDRKVQPLLLPLQSASGKSQSSKGPAKGKGKKRNAVWRNTVLLNRSKEERENIISEKVAALLASEDTQRNEWTGPGNGCRNEPLLRYKDKSCSLWEAAHSHVDQPLREFYVPDLEPYIEPKKVAVGGLLRRLSQIPGRLNLTAMDENSDSDSDEEGGRSYAVDRDSTQSVLAELLGSQDCLDITRAHNAIEAEDLSKFQEFEDAAADPNVTMEAASGFWVFRLPGESSEDNVEGDKETIEEKDEGNERDSSDAVLVTGSACDSDESHIDKGVSDGVKDDQADEDNSLSSETKTEEMEVDNMQKSKSVAFSTIDLVDSASMEFCVVDDKMVMNSLEKSDKDKLVNTFCDLEDDTSCDTSENTLLEDVRSEKEVSKQVPTNCDDIEPTESDGSEDCEISIILDTSSGRAECNKDKLHESHHEVEVSSVSPKYKDSSSKEQEVNDLEPAKDFFDNDSNSSMNSAETQIFTENQDSSFNASFRQRLHTEETILYSDSTDLSLVTSSYGDCQKRKQESEHLNRDEEGRVADSYKTRDKVGTSTETRISSDLQARGSNIRQGKDGKGEQECKEKYSDKSEPRSPDPLHAKLIYDWASLLASSEGADFTITTSEGSDLQVHSFVMLVRCPKLYQEVRSAGKKVTWTDICFEGAYVFLSYIYTGTCKIKAKDDSLWMDVFDLALKYECDDLVTYLESLYKAHPSPVKVATAVNSKDSMVNTDVGIMLTPKMANSQEEGIIKKRFRRCIDLSPGKSISVSSDKGNDDLTTEPVLQPSDSSELMVMSSNPEKDDGKGSSQSPDLFNESCVNENTTHKTFPSVSIPMLSELHHSPWDKALQDVHEEPSLSLSTESKTSKPVSYAKSDYFKSNKQDISSSASPDFSKMKPVTDAGNLREQSEGQNLRGNEEVEDMDVNDSQEDEETDIIDLTVCSSGSSRSVGTKADTLITPGVHVDAPTDSESEYMEPLMLADGTDTNSEENENCPEEPCMAAVNIMQATPNKSLDTDYNKQEESKNRSYISNVWDDFDDMGCELLPIEVSPTTPVKAVVAPAVKGHYHDKEFQVSYDNDSVSPIQSISPTKVADEGVIQNRKWTPVKQTSKTVDCEGTKDRPIFDMESKLGSSATDAVVASGSSFSDETLLRVAAEFEDSNIWKDDFDSIDDVSDPLLKKDAEKKLPKSKKDLLKTPNDKIGPSKKSVTPMPDYKNMPSPDLKKELEKYGIRPISRRKATILLQHVYEQTHPLVTDSEAESSFCETPQRKPPEKNKKSVSSLHQKVMAKKGTLTKNKKERPNNKKEASSQPLSSLSAKQGSYEEGDEDFDQLNSSQTSNTSTDGSEFDCAEESMMVGIGDDDDVLTSTQQVHHLPNSARTKEQIKEKKITQEKDCSFPNQVTKKEFLSDWLILCSEKVFSQSIERELCLFSW